Proteins from one Kineosporiaceae bacterium genomic window:
- a CDS encoding GatB/YqeY domain-containing protein, giving the protein MAELKQRLQSDLTEAIRSRDEVTAATLRMALTAIRSGEVAGTVARELSDDEVLAVLGKEGKKRREAATAFADAGRAEQSARELAELAVLEGYLPQQLSDDDLAALVTSAIADAAAAGASGMAAMGRVMKAVQPQVAGRAEGGRIAAEVKRQLAAG; this is encoded by the coding sequence ATGGCCGAGTTGAAGCAGCGTCTGCAGTCCGATCTCACCGAGGCGATCCGTTCCCGCGACGAGGTCACCGCTGCCACCCTGCGGATGGCGTTGACCGCCATCCGCTCCGGCGAGGTCGCCGGCACCGTCGCTCGCGAGCTGTCGGACGACGAGGTGCTGGCCGTGCTCGGCAAGGAGGGCAAGAAGCGTCGCGAGGCGGCCACCGCGTTCGCCGATGCCGGCCGCGCAGAGCAGTCCGCGCGCGAGCTGGCCGAGCTCGCCGTCCTGGAAGGCTATCTGCCGCAACAACTCTCGGACGACGACCTGGCCGCCCTGGTCACCTCGGCGATCGCGGACGCCGCGGCGGCCGGCGCCTCCGGCATGGCTGCCATGGGCCGCGTCATGAAAGCCGTTCAGCCGCAGGTGGCCGGGCGCGCCGAGGGCGGGCGGATTGCTGCCGAGGTGAAGCGGCAGCTCGCCGCCGGCTGA
- a CDS encoding penicillin-binding protein — MRLPRPDDVSAARPGAGAREGSSRLPALLAAFLATSLVAGALVAGLLLPTVGAAGSFTRDAIGFYNSIPADLEDLPLPEGSTLYARDGKTPIATFYEENRVVTPLIRVAPIMQQAVVAIEDSRFYEHGGVDPKGLLRALVSNKLNDGQVQGASTLTQQLVKNKLVESAVGEGDKEGVKAATARKNARKVKEIRMAIELEKTKSKGEILEGYLNIAAFGQNNYGVEAASQYFFKTTAARLTLPQAALLAGIVQSPESYNPFKHPKAAKNRRGQVLTRMADLKVISEAQRAAADKAPLPTTPQVAKAGCITAGASAYFCQYALQMLLTDPRYAVLGKTEDARESAIRRGGYKIVTTLDARLQKAATAALMKKIPPADDSGVATSAVTVQPGTGQVLSIAQNTNFNPQRGPGQTELNYGVDKVYGGAAGFQVGSTFKPFTLATWLSKGKGLFTNVTGDQQSWSGRDFSACGEPLGTPRFKVSNSEGSGPPSISVMQATFNSVNLAYMDMASRLDLCDITKTAEAMGVHLASPPTQAVADCYKDGTPVAGKLPTQCPAMILGALLISPLTMANAYATFAAEGTYCPPTPVLSVLDRSGKAQSIGATKCVSEAIPTNVARGVIYAGKRVFTEGTARGRGIRWPAAGKTGTTDNSVRTWFVGYTKQLATAVVVADPKDYPEARYAGGRSLNNRRIGGVGYGHVFGATIAAPLWQSIMTTGMDGLPREDWPAPPAKMLEGSGIKVAEVVGRTLGEATGILQGQGFKVRVGPPTASFIGPDRVAKSSPSAGGRLEKGSTVVIYPGDGSAAPPPGNEFPGGGDGFPGIGNGNGNNGNGFGRGRG; from the coding sequence ATGCGCTTGCCCCGACCCGACGACGTCTCCGCGGCACGCCCCGGGGCGGGTGCCCGCGAGGGCAGCTCTCGGCTGCCGGCCCTGCTGGCCGCCTTCCTGGCGACCAGCCTGGTGGCCGGAGCCCTGGTGGCCGGGCTGCTCCTGCCCACCGTCGGGGCGGCCGGATCGTTCACGCGGGACGCCATCGGCTTCTACAACTCGATCCCCGCCGACCTCGAGGACCTGCCCCTGCCGGAGGGTTCCACGCTCTACGCCCGCGACGGCAAGACCCCGATCGCGACGTTCTACGAGGAGAACCGCGTCGTCACGCCGTTGATCCGGGTGGCGCCGATCATGCAGCAGGCCGTCGTGGCGATCGAGGACTCGCGGTTCTACGAGCACGGCGGGGTGGACCCCAAGGGCCTGCTGCGGGCGCTGGTGAGCAACAAGCTCAACGACGGCCAGGTGCAGGGTGCCTCGACGCTGACCCAGCAGCTGGTGAAGAACAAGCTGGTCGAGAGCGCGGTCGGCGAGGGTGACAAGGAGGGTGTCAAGGCGGCCACGGCGCGTAAGAACGCCCGCAAGGTCAAAGAGATCCGCATGGCGATCGAGCTGGAGAAGACCAAGTCCAAGGGCGAGATCCTCGAGGGCTACCTGAACATCGCCGCCTTCGGCCAGAACAACTACGGCGTCGAGGCGGCCTCGCAGTACTTCTTCAAGACCACCGCGGCGCGGCTCACCCTGCCGCAGGCGGCGTTGCTCGCCGGCATCGTGCAGTCCCCGGAGTCCTACAACCCGTTCAAGCACCCCAAGGCCGCCAAGAACCGCCGCGGGCAGGTGCTCACCCGGATGGCCGACCTGAAGGTGATCAGCGAGGCGCAGCGGGCCGCGGCCGACAAGGCCCCGCTGCCGACCACGCCCCAGGTCGCCAAGGCGGGCTGCATCACGGCCGGGGCGTCGGCGTACTTCTGCCAGTACGCGCTGCAGATGCTGCTCACCGACCCGCGGTACGCCGTCCTGGGCAAGACCGAGGACGCCCGCGAGAGCGCCATCCGCCGGGGCGGGTACAAGATCGTGACCACGCTGGATGCGCGGCTGCAGAAGGCCGCCACCGCGGCGCTGATGAAGAAGATCCCGCCGGCGGACGACTCCGGGGTGGCCACCTCGGCGGTGACCGTGCAGCCGGGCACCGGGCAGGTGCTGAGCATCGCGCAGAACACGAACTTCAACCCGCAGCGCGGGCCGGGCCAGACCGAGCTGAACTACGGCGTCGACAAGGTCTACGGCGGGGCAGCGGGATTCCAGGTCGGCTCGACCTTCAAGCCGTTCACGCTGGCCACCTGGCTCAGCAAGGGCAAGGGGCTGTTCACCAACGTCACCGGCGACCAACAGTCCTGGAGCGGGCGCGACTTCAGCGCCTGTGGTGAGCCGCTCGGGACCCCGCGGTTCAAGGTCAGCAACTCCGAGGGCAGCGGCCCGCCGTCGATCAGCGTCATGCAGGCCACGTTCAACTCGGTGAACCTGGCCTACATGGACATGGCCAGCCGCCTCGACCTGTGTGACATCACCAAGACCGCCGAGGCGATGGGGGTGCACCTGGCCTCGCCGCCGACCCAGGCGGTGGCCGACTGCTACAAGGACGGCACACCGGTGGCGGGCAAGCTGCCGACCCAGTGCCCGGCAATGATCCTCGGGGCGCTGCTGATCTCGCCGCTGACCATGGCCAACGCCTACGCCACCTTCGCCGCCGAGGGCACCTACTGCCCGCCGACACCGGTGCTGTCGGTGCTCGATCGCTCGGGCAAGGCCCAGTCGATCGGGGCGACCAAGTGCGTGTCGGAGGCCATCCCGACCAACGTGGCCCGCGGTGTGATCTATGCCGGCAAGAGGGTGTTCACCGAGGGCACGGCCCGCGGCCGAGGCATCCGCTGGCCCGCCGCCGGCAAGACCGGCACCACCGACAACTCGGTTCGCACCTGGTTCGTGGGCTACACCAAGCAGCTCGCCACGGCCGTCGTGGTCGCCGACCCCAAGGACTACCCGGAGGCGCGCTACGCCGGCGGGCGCAGCCTGAACAATCGACGCATCGGTGGGGTCGGTTACGGGCACGTGTTCGGTGCCACCATCGCGGCGCCGCTGTGGCAGTCGATCATGACCACTGGCATGGACGGGTTGCCGCGAGAGGACTGGCCCGCCCCGCCCGCCAAGATGCTGGAGGGCAGCGGCATCAAGGTGGCCGAGGTGGTCGGGCGCACGCTCGGCGAGGCCACCGGCATCCTGCAGGGGCAGGGCTTCAAGGTGCGCGTCGGACCGCCGACCGCGTCGTTCATCGGCCCCGACCGGGTGGCCAAGAGTTCGCCGTCGGCCGGCGGACGCCTGGAGAAGGGCTCCACCGTGGTGATCTACCCCGGTGACGGCAGCGCAGCGCCGCCGCCCGGCAACGAGTTCCCCGGCGGCGGCGACGGCTTCCCCGGCATCGGCAACGGGAATGGCAACAACGGCAACGGCTTCGGCCGCGGCCGCGGCTAA
- a CDS encoding WhiB family transcriptional regulator → MNSANDWAAKGACRTADPDMLFVQGAAQNRAKAVCMACSVRTECLADALDNRIEFGVWGGMTERERRALLRRRPNVASWRRLLEIARAEHEQVVGVSTAVSA, encoded by the coding sequence ATGAACAGCGCGAACGACTGGGCTGCCAAGGGTGCTTGCCGTACGGCTGACCCGGACATGCTGTTCGTGCAGGGTGCGGCGCAGAATCGCGCCAAGGCCGTGTGCATGGCCTGCTCGGTGCGGACCGAGTGCCTGGCTGACGCGCTCGACAACCGGATCGAGTTCGGTGTCTGGGGTGGCATGACCGAGCGTGAGCGCCGGGCGCTGCTGCGCCGTCGTCCCAATGTCGCCTCGTGGCGTCGCCTGCTCGAGATCGCTCGGGCCGAGCACGAGCAGGTCGTCGGCGTGAGCACCGCCGTCTCCGCCTGA
- a CDS encoding ArsA family ATPase — MSAVMQVWDVDALLSDRGTQVVVCCGAGGVGKTTTSAALALRAAEHHGRRVVVLTIDPARRLAQSMGLAELDNTPRPVAEVDSAAGGSLDAMMLDMKRTFDEVISAHASPEKAQQIFANPFYQALSSSFAGTQEYMAMEKLGQLRARAGAMRAGGAPENGWDLIVVDTPPSRSALDFLDAPQRLGSFLDGRLIRLLSAPARAGGRAYLKVMSVAVNSATGVMTKLLGAQVLRDLQTFVAALDTVFGSFRERAERTYELLQQQGTAFVVVSAPEADALREASYFVERLREERMPLAGLVLNRVHTSHADSLSAERAAAAAEELEDAESEVSGRALTAGLLRVHADRMRRRRREQALAARFTGAHPDVAVAEVRAMAEDVHDLAGLREVGANLSR, encoded by the coding sequence ATGAGCGCCGTGATGCAGGTGTGGGATGTCGATGCCCTGCTGAGTGATCGCGGCACCCAGGTCGTGGTGTGCTGCGGCGCGGGTGGGGTGGGCAAGACCACCACCTCGGCCGCGCTGGCCCTGCGGGCCGCCGAACACCACGGACGGCGCGTGGTGGTGCTGACCATCGACCCCGCCCGGCGGTTGGCCCAGTCGATGGGCCTGGCCGAGCTCGACAACACCCCACGGCCGGTGGCGGAGGTCGACTCGGCGGCCGGCGGCAGCCTCGACGCGATGATGCTCGACATGAAGCGCACCTTCGATGAGGTGATCAGCGCTCATGCCTCACCCGAGAAGGCCCAACAGATCTTCGCCAACCCCTTCTACCAGGCGCTGTCGAGCTCGTTCGCGGGCACGCAGGAGTACATGGCGATGGAGAAGCTGGGGCAGCTGCGCGCCCGGGCCGGGGCGATGCGCGCCGGTGGCGCCCCCGAGAACGGGTGGGACCTGATCGTGGTCGACACCCCGCCGTCCCGCTCGGCCCTGGACTTCCTGGACGCCCCGCAACGGCTCGGGTCGTTCCTGGACGGCCGGCTGATCCGGCTGCTCTCGGCACCGGCCCGCGCGGGCGGGCGGGCCTACCTGAAGGTGATGTCGGTAGCGGTGAACAGTGCCACCGGGGTGATGACCAAGCTGTTGGGAGCGCAGGTGTTGCGCGACCTGCAGACCTTCGTCGCGGCGCTGGACACGGTGTTCGGGTCGTTCCGCGAGCGCGCCGAGCGCACCTATGAGTTGCTGCAGCAGCAGGGGACGGCGTTCGTCGTCGTCTCGGCACCCGAGGCCGACGCGCTGCGGGAGGCGTCGTACTTCGTCGAACGGCTGCGGGAGGAACGCATGCCGCTGGCTGGATTGGTGCTCAACCGGGTGCACACCAGCCACGCGGACAGCCTGAGCGCCGAGCGTGCCGCGGCGGCCGCCGAGGAGTTGGAGGACGCCGAGTCCGAGGTGAGCGGCCGAGCCCTCACCGCGGGGCTGTTGCGGGTGCACGCCGATCGGATGCGCCGTCGCCGTCGCGAACAGGCGTTGGCGGCCCGCTTCACCGGAGCCCACCCGGATGTGGCCGTGGCCGAGGTCAGGGCGATGGCCGAGGATGTTCACGATCTGGCCGGGCTGCGCGAGGTCGGCGCGAACCTCTCGAGGTGA
- a CDS encoding ATPase: MRLHVVTGKGGTGKTTVAAALALALAAGGRRTLLCEVEGRQGIAQLFDVPQLPYGEQRIAVAAGGGEVWALAIEPKAALLEYLELFYHLGRAGKVLERLGAIDFATTVAPGLRDVLLIGKVYEATRRREGATPRYDAVVLDAPPTGRIGQVLNVNEEVVGLAKVGPIRNQAGSIMNLLRSSLTAVHLVTVLEEMPVQETHDAVAELARIGLPVGSIVVNMMREPLLPEAELVAAGKGRLPVTRVMAGLEAAGLGRRAARPGESAAARTARVRATAEALIAEGVEHAQRVQLEREQRVVLEGLHRPLVELPALAEGIDLGALYDLAERLRAQGPA, encoded by the coding sequence GTGCGACTGCACGTGGTGACCGGCAAGGGGGGCACCGGCAAGACGACCGTTGCCGCGGCGCTGGCGCTGGCGCTGGCCGCCGGGGGCCGCCGGACGCTGCTGTGCGAGGTCGAGGGACGCCAGGGCATCGCGCAATTGTTCGACGTCCCGCAGCTGCCCTACGGCGAGCAGCGGATCGCCGTGGCTGCGGGCGGGGGCGAGGTCTGGGCGCTCGCCATCGAGCCCAAGGCGGCCCTGCTGGAGTACCTCGAGCTCTTCTACCACCTGGGCCGGGCCGGCAAGGTCCTCGAACGCCTCGGGGCCATCGACTTCGCCACCACCGTGGCCCCCGGGCTGCGCGACGTCCTGCTCATCGGCAAGGTCTACGAGGCGACCCGGCGCCGCGAGGGAGCGACGCCGCGCTACGACGCCGTGGTGCTGGACGCCCCGCCGACCGGGCGCATCGGCCAGGTACTCAACGTGAACGAAGAGGTCGTCGGCCTGGCCAAGGTGGGTCCGATCCGCAACCAGGCCGGATCGATCATGAACCTGCTGCGCTCGTCCCTGACCGCCGTGCACCTGGTCACCGTGCTGGAGGAGATGCCGGTGCAGGAGACCCACGATGCGGTGGCCGAACTGGCCCGCATCGGGCTGCCGGTGGGCTCGATCGTGGTGAACATGATGCGTGAGCCGCTGCTGCCCGAGGCAGAGCTGGTCGCGGCCGGCAAGGGCCGGCTGCCGGTCACCCGGGTGATGGCGGGCCTCGAGGCCGCGGGCCTGGGACGACGCGCCGCACGCCCCGGTGAGTCCGCGGCCGCCCGGACCGCCCGGGTTCGGGCCACCGCCGAGGCGCTGATCGCCGAGGGCGTCGAACACGCCCAGCGGGTGCAGCTCGAACGCGAGCAGCGCGTCGTGCTGGAGGGTCTGCACCGTCCCCTGGTCGAGTTGCCGGCACTGGCCGAGGGCATCGACCTGGGCGCGCTCTACGACCTCGCCGAGCGGTTGCGCGCGCAAGGACCGGCATGA
- a CDS encoding RidA family protein, which yields MTRILDRLSELGLALPSVATPVAAYVPAVLDDGLVWTAGQLPFVAGALPQTGLVGSEAGQVSPEDAAALARICALNALAAVGSVVDLDRVERIVKVVAFVASAPGFTGQPLVANGASGLLQEVFGDAGVHARSAVGVAVLPLNSPVEIELVARIRP from the coding sequence ATGACCCGCATCCTCGACCGTCTGAGCGAGCTCGGACTCGCGCTGCCGTCGGTGGCCACGCCGGTGGCCGCCTATGTTCCCGCCGTCCTGGACGACGGTCTCGTCTGGACCGCCGGGCAGCTGCCCTTCGTGGCCGGCGCCCTGCCGCAGACCGGCCTGGTGGGCAGCGAGGCAGGGCAGGTCAGCCCCGAGGACGCCGCCGCGCTGGCCCGCATCTGTGCCCTGAACGCCCTGGCCGCCGTGGGATCGGTGGTCGACCTCGACCGCGTCGAACGCATCGTCAAGGTGGTGGCCTTCGTGGCCAGCGCGCCCGGCTTCACCGGCCAGCCCCTGGTGGCCAACGGTGCCAGCGGCCTGCTGCAGGAGGTGTTCGGCGATGCCGGGGTGCACGCGCGCAGCGCGGTCGGGGTGGCCGTCCTGCCGTTGAACAGCCCGGTCGAGATCGAGTTGGTCGCCCGCATCCGCCCCTGA
- a CDS encoding MerR family transcriptional regulator: protein MTPQKSRTFTLPQLAEAAAMTVRNVRSYQTRGLIPPPVRRGRHSIYDSRHLERLREIHQARESGASLNLIAGYLSDGGSLATGLDRAWLPSRGALSRRGGRTAEPAPPRTATASLETILSRVDVADPARFDKTLDDLARAGVVRRSRGRLMAERPFVTMVAGLVKHGVPVERALEVAAAAAEAGQKVRAAAGDALDGMADDDRTRGDVLSLATGVFASVVVLDLTTAENRATRDR from the coding sequence ATGACGCCACAGAAGTCACGCACGTTCACGCTGCCGCAGTTGGCCGAGGCAGCGGCCATGACGGTTCGCAACGTGCGGTCCTACCAAACCCGCGGGCTCATCCCCCCGCCGGTCCGTCGCGGTCGGCACTCGATCTACGACTCGCGGCATCTCGAGCGGCTGCGTGAGATCCACCAGGCCCGCGAAAGCGGCGCTTCCCTGAACCTGATCGCCGGGTATCTGTCGGACGGCGGCTCGCTGGCCACCGGTCTCGACCGCGCCTGGCTGCCGAGCCGGGGGGCGCTGTCCCGCCGCGGCGGCCGGACGGCCGAACCGGCGCCACCCCGCACCGCGACCGCCTCGCTCGAGACCATTCTGAGCCGGGTCGACGTCGCCGACCCCGCGCGCTTCGACAAGACCCTCGACGACCTGGCCCGGGCCGGCGTGGTGCGGCGCTCACGAGGGCGACTGATGGCCGAGCGACCGTTCGTCACCATGGTGGCCGGCCTGGTCAAACACGGTGTGCCGGTCGAGCGCGCGCTCGAGGTGGCCGCCGCGGCCGCCGAGGCGGGCCAGAAGGTGCGCGCCGCCGCCGGCGATGCCCTGGACGGCATGGCGGACGACGACCGCACCCGCGGTGACGTGCTCAGCCTGGCCACCGGGGTGTTCGCCTCCGTGGTCGTACTCGACCTCACCACCGCCGAGAACCGCGCCACCCGCGATCGCTGA
- a CDS encoding NUDIX hydrolase: MLRDFPLSAALSARLAAHRADASAVRAVPVVPPVPARDAATVMLVDDLPEGGVRVIAFRRHRSLAFAPGMLVFPGGAVEPADHALARALGGPDAVGGPLDGVLVAAVRETFEECGVLIAVPEDASSPVPAPGLAEAREALLAGRTDLAGVLRSTGTGLRAGLLRPWAHWITPDFESRRFDTRFFVAAMPAGQQVQTFGREAEDGMDGVDGPATARAEGGWFGAAAAVARHRAGDLAMLPPTLVCLEELAAASSVAAVLAVPRRPQPVLPWPVEVPGADGAGRMVLRVDLDGAGGGRAP, translated from the coding sequence GTGTTGCGTGACTTCCCGTTGTCGGCGGCGCTGTCCGCCCGGCTGGCCGCTCATCGGGCCGACGCCAGTGCCGTTCGCGCTGTGCCGGTCGTGCCGCCGGTGCCCGCGCGGGATGCCGCCACGGTGATGCTGGTGGACGATCTGCCCGAGGGTGGGGTGCGGGTGATCGCGTTTCGTCGTCACCGCAGCCTGGCCTTCGCCCCGGGAATGCTGGTCTTCCCCGGGGGTGCCGTCGAGCCCGCTGATCACGCCCTGGCGCGCGCCCTCGGCGGGCCGGACGCGGTGGGTGGACCGCTGGACGGCGTGCTGGTGGCCGCCGTCCGAGAGACCTTCGAGGAGTGTGGCGTCCTGATCGCCGTGCCCGAGGACGCCTCGAGCCCCGTCCCGGCGCCGGGTCTCGCCGAGGCTCGGGAGGCCCTGCTGGCCGGGCGCACCGACCTGGCCGGGGTGCTGCGGTCCACCGGAACCGGTCTGCGGGCCGGCCTGCTGCGCCCCTGGGCGCACTGGATCACCCCGGACTTCGAGTCCCGCCGGTTCGACACCCGGTTCTTCGTCGCGGCGATGCCCGCGGGGCAACAGGTGCAGACCTTCGGTCGTGAGGCCGAGGACGGCATGGACGGGGTCGACGGTCCGGCGACCGCGCGGGCGGAGGGCGGCTGGTTCGGCGCCGCCGCCGCCGTGGCCCGCCATCGCGCCGGCGATCTGGCCATGTTGCCGCCGACGTTGGTGTGCTTGGAGGAACTGGCAGCGGCATCGTCGGTCGCCGCCGTGCTGGCCGTGCCGCGACGTCCGCAGCCGGTGTTGCCGTGGCCGGTCGAGGTGCCCGGCGCCGACGGTGCGGGCCGGATGGTGTTGCGGGTCGACCTGGACGGCGCCGGCGGCGGACGGGCACCGTGA
- a CDS encoding MBL fold metallo-hydrolase yields MTLDGTNTWVLSAPGSDRAVVIDPGPDDAAHLRAVREAVERRGCRSVAAVLLTHGHADHSAGAGRFARSFGIGVRALDPAHRLGSEGLAAGDALEVGDLRVDVVATPGHTGDSLCFVLGRDAPDAGVHDAETVVLTGDTVLGRGTAVIYHPDGVLADYLASLRRLEALATDLGCRALLPGHGPVLDDPVAVLAGYHQHRLDRLDEVQAALNAGARTASEVVGFIYADVNPRLWPAAERSVRAALAYLDRAAD; encoded by the coding sequence ATGACGCTGGACGGAACCAACACCTGGGTGCTGTCGGCGCCGGGGTCGGATCGAGCCGTGGTGATCGACCCCGGGCCGGACGACGCGGCGCACCTGCGCGCCGTCCGGGAGGCGGTCGAGCGGCGCGGGTGCCGGTCGGTGGCGGCCGTGCTGTTGACGCACGGACATGCCGATCACAGCGCCGGGGCAGGCCGGTTCGCGCGCTCGTTCGGGATCGGGGTGCGGGCGCTGGACCCGGCGCACCGGCTGGGCAGCGAGGGCCTGGCGGCCGGCGACGCGCTCGAGGTCGGTGACCTGCGGGTCGACGTGGTGGCCACTCCGGGACACACCGGCGACTCCCTGTGCTTCGTCCTCGGCCGGGATGCCCCGGATGCCGGTGTGCACGATGCCGAGACGGTGGTGCTCACCGGCGACACCGTGCTGGGCCGGGGAACCGCGGTGATCTATCACCCGGACGGCGTGCTGGCCGACTACCTGGCCTCGCTGCGCCGGTTGGAGGCCCTGGCCACCGACCTCGGGTGCCGAGCGTTGCTACCGGGCCACGGTCCAGTGCTGGACGATCCCGTCGCGGTGCTGGCCGGCTACCACCAGCATCGTCTGGATCGCCTGGACGAGGTGCAGGCGGCGCTGAACGCCGGGGCGCGCACGGCGTCCGAGGTCGTCGGGTTCATCTACGCCGACGTCAACCCGCGGCTGTGGCCCGCCGCCGAGCGCAGTGTCCGTGCGGCCCTGGCGTATCTGGATCGCGCCGCGGACTGA
- a CDS encoding Crp/Fnr family transcriptional regulator, producing the protein MTTREVGRGEVLFTEGDPGDRLYIIVDGKIKLGRASGDGRENLLAILGPGEMFGELSLFDPGPRNATATAVADTSLLGVGSDDLATWLNGRPDVARQLLRSLARRLRRTNEALADLVFSDVPGRVAKALLDLSERFGTPTDEGLRVTHDLTQEELAQLVGASRETVNKALADFAARGWLRLDQRAVLLLDIDRLRRRAR; encoded by the coding sequence ATGACCACACGCGAGGTGGGCCGCGGCGAGGTGCTGTTCACCGAGGGCGATCCGGGCGACCGGCTGTACATCATCGTCGACGGCAAGATCAAACTGGGACGCGCCTCCGGCGACGGTCGCGAGAACCTGCTGGCGATCCTGGGCCCCGGCGAGATGTTCGGCGAGCTCTCGCTGTTCGATCCCGGTCCCCGCAACGCCACGGCGACCGCCGTCGCCGACACCTCGCTGCTCGGCGTGGGCAGCGACGACCTCGCCACCTGGCTGAACGGCCGCCCGGACGTCGCGCGCCAGCTGCTGCGTTCGCTGGCCCGGCGGCTGCGGCGCACCAACGAGGCGCTGGCCGATCTGGTGTTCTCCGATGTGCCGGGTCGGGTGGCCAAGGCCCTGCTGGACCTGTCCGAGCGCTTCGGCACGCCGACCGACGAGGGGTTGCGCGTCACCCACGACCTCACCCAGGAGGAGTTGGCCCAGTTGGTCGGCGCCTCACGCGAGACGGTCAACAAGGCCCTGGCCGACTTCGCCGCCCGCGGCTGGCTGCGCCTGGACCAGCGCGCCGTCCTGCTGCTGGACATCGACCGCCTCCGCCGCCGCGCCCGCTGA
- the nth gene encoding endonuclease III, translating to MHRVLAERHPDAHCELDHASPLQLLVATILSAQCTDKMVNQVTPELFRRYPTAADYAAADRSEVEELIRPTGFFRAKTNSLISLGAALVIDHDGRVPNRLQQLVTLPGVGRKTANVVLGNAFGVPGITVDTHVGRLARRFGWTTSEDPVVIEHEIGALFERRDWTMLSHRMIFHGRRICHARRPACGACPLAGRSLCPSSGIGETDPAKAAGLVKGPVLVEPPVQPPIQPRVEADA from the coding sequence ATGCACCGGGTGCTGGCCGAACGCCACCCGGACGCGCACTGCGAACTCGACCACGCCTCGCCGCTGCAATTACTGGTGGCCACCATCTTGTCCGCGCAGTGCACCGACAAGATGGTCAATCAGGTGACGCCCGAGCTGTTCCGTCGTTACCCGACGGCGGCCGACTACGCCGCCGCCGACCGCAGCGAGGTCGAGGAGCTGATCCGGCCGACCGGGTTCTTTCGAGCCAAGACGAATTCCCTGATCTCGCTCGGGGCCGCGTTGGTGATCGACCACGACGGTCGGGTACCGAACCGGTTGCAGCAGCTGGTCACACTCCCCGGGGTGGGTCGCAAGACCGCCAATGTCGTGCTGGGCAACGCCTTCGGCGTCCCGGGGATCACGGTCGACACCCACGTCGGACGGCTCGCGAGGCGCTTCGGCTGGACGACGTCGGAGGACCCGGTCGTGATCGAGCACGAGATCGGGGCGCTGTTCGAGCGTCGGGACTGGACCATGCTCAGCCATCGGATGATCTTTCACGGCCGGCGGATCTGCCACGCGCGTCGTCCGGCCTGCGGTGCCTGCCCCCTGGCCGGGCGCAGCCTGTGCCCGTCGTCCGGGATCGGCGAGACGGACCCGGCCAAGGCTGCCGGGCTGGTCAAGGGACCCGTGCTGGTCGAGCCGCCGGTCCAGCCGCCGATCCAGCCGCGGGTCGAGGCCGACGCATGA
- a CDS encoding CoA pyrophosphatase, giving the protein MPTEVPADADHAPAWFAPLQHVLDVATVDQLSRFSPPPGHHRHSAVLLLFGHGLDDDHAARPAGVHPPAGGTGVDILLTERSSTLRSHAGQVCFPGGRLDPTDASPVAAALREAQEETGLEPDGVTVAGSLPDLYLPPSDYVVTPVVAWWARPSPVGVVDPGEVARVVRVPVSELVDPVNRFLVHHPSGFVGPGFAVRGLFVWGFTAGILDRVLRLAGWEQPWDHTKRREVPAVPEPAQVDTIEAGGGS; this is encoded by the coding sequence ATGCCCACCGAGGTCCCGGCGGACGCCGACCACGCCCCGGCCTGGTTCGCGCCGCTGCAGCACGTGCTCGACGTGGCCACGGTCGACCAGTTGAGCCGGTTCAGCCCGCCCCCCGGGCATCATCGGCACTCGGCCGTGCTGTTGCTGTTCGGGCACGGTCTGGACGACGACCACGCCGCTCGCCCCGCCGGGGTGCACCCTCCGGCCGGCGGCACCGGGGTGGACATCCTGTTGACCGAGCGCTCGTCGACGCTGCGCTCGCACGCGGGCCAGGTGTGCTTTCCCGGCGGCCGGCTGGACCCGACCGACGCCAGCCCGGTCGCGGCCGCGTTGCGCGAGGCGCAGGAGGAGACCGGGCTCGAGCCGGACGGCGTGACGGTCGCCGGCAGCCTTCCCGATCTCTATCTCCCCCCCAGCGATTACGTCGTGACGCCGGTGGTGGCCTGGTGGGCGCGGCCGAGCCCGGTCGGGGTGGTCGATCCCGGCGAGGTGGCACGCGTCGTCCGGGTTCCGGTGAGTGAGCTGGTCGATCCGGTGAACCGCTTCCTGGTGCACCACCCCAGCGGCTTCGTCGGGCCGGGTTTCGCGGTGCGCGGACTGTTCGTCTGGGGCTTCACGGCCGGCATCCTGGACCGGGTGCTGCGGTTGGCGGGCTGGGAACAGCCCTGGGACCACACCAAACGCCGCGAGGTCCCCGCGGTCCCCGAACCGGCGC